tagttttgacagtgttggaatgtaatgtttagaatatttaatggggtaattaaatgtttaattgtctaactggcatatcatttaattttgtatttcttaggttatgccattaactttaagaCTTTGGGCTCtattaattgactttcaataatgtatgttgtgttctttttgacctgttctacttgtcatttatgctattgaaaccacttttaggataagggttgaATTAGATGTAAcacatattcctcccaacaatgttttaagtccatgaccacgtcattactatataataaaaattgtgcttttccaggcacccctggataaatgtattgttctgtaaacagatgttgacctgacctctaaattgtgcaaattgaaacttgccacctttctgcaacaggctatagaaaattccacacttccagttaccaatttcaactttctagaagattgctgttcaattgaacaatgcaagtcagaggaaggagaaaccattacaatgatttgtatgaaaactggtcagatctatacagcagaacccacaggtctcagaaaaggaccttcagaacagtttagctgtcactgaagttgttgctcacaggtccaccgcacaatgtaccttacacagcatgttcacatttgtctaatatgttgaatctatggaaaatacataaatggtaatactgtataaacttgtgcaaaagggaggcctgtttcactttgtaacatgaagagctcagatcaactatattttaactgcaataagcagaattctcaaccatcaacctcctaatgatggccttctaatgtatcacatataaccaagcaatggctactcaaagaaaaactgaccttggcaggcatagtgagtatgactgtgcatgtgtatgtatgcatgtgtctgtattataactgcactcagcagctttctaaaccacccaTGTCTaattcttgactgtaaccaaaacttttttagaggcacttcagttttcaaatgaatgtatttcagttgtttgttatcaaactattttaatcctgaaacaaaatacaattaaatgttattggaaaataccattttattttacataattggcacaagcataatcagactagagtgcagtagtcaaagcaaattcacttttgttttctatatcagtgcttgaaccgcttgaacctagtgttatatcttgacaaatgatattgaatgaaatcacatggactctgagataaagttgtaacattAGTTTACTCATGACACCTAGTGTTCAAacgtgtcaaaccaggatgtacccaaactgaccaatggcgaacgtCAGTGGGTgttacttaatattcaggaacccccatttaaactgaccaatagcGTACATCagagggcgtaacttaatattcaggaacccccatattaagtaacgcccccgacttgcggtctgcagatataccttattgtATTGTGTCCCTCTCGGTTTCGGCTCGAATACACAAGCGGTAAGTTCTTTGTGGCTGGTTAATTTTATGCTTGGTTAAAATATGGTTAAATAAGGACTGTGCAACATCGTATATACTTTTGTAATCCCAATGATACCAATATTGGATTCAATTATGACTTTGTTAAAGAGCTATTTAGTTTTGAAGAGCCCAGTGTCTGTCGAATCTCCAATCTAAAACTAACTTAACTGCAGTCGCGTGGATTGGGAGACGGTACTTAGAAAAGTAATCGACTTACGGTGGTAAATTATGttattgctttttatttatgtttactAATTACAGTGTCTGTCTACACGAATTTAAATCAATATAAGTCAAAGCATTTAACTGCGTTTTGTAGGCTCCAAGTCCAGTCTGATTACAAGCTAATTAACTAGCCTAGCCTGCTACCTGTTGGTGTTCTGATTAGATATAAATCCTAGTTCTGTAACTGCAAATCCATTGATTGATCAGGTTTCTCATAATACCTTGCGACAGGGAGACTGTAGCCTGATTATGGTGCAGTGACTAACAGAAACCATAAAATGCGGTTCAAACAGTCAAGCTTTATGTGGTGCTACATGGGAACTACATGGTCTGAAATGGTGGGTATTTCAATTACCCTGGTCTGTAAATGGACTCTGTGGTTTAAGGGACCATCACAGTGTTGGGTTCCGTCTTCTGTTCTATACACCATCTCTGATCACTTGAAACTGAGTAGACAAAGCTTCTGGTACTTGGAGTTCATATAGTCATTTGGTTTAACAAGTTTCCCAGGGAAGTAAAACCGCCTCACAACATAACAAATCCACCACTATATAATGCCCTCCAATGATTttgggacaaaaaaaaacaacaacattttggtcatttaaaatatgaaaggtACATGACTGGAAAAAGAATACATGCAAAATAAagtttttctatatttttttccaaattctgtgccacaattattggcatccCTAGAAATTCTTCTGAGTGAACTCTATTTGATGAGGTAAACACTGATGAGGTGTCTGGAACccagacattagcagcagatcctccaagtcctgtaagttgcgatgTGGAGCtgccatggatcggacttgttggtacAGCACATCCCTAATATGCTCGATCGGAAAGAGATCTGTgtaatttggaggccaggacaacaccttgaattcttcatgttcctcaaacccctcccaaacaatgtgtgcagtgtgaccgggtgcattatccttctgaaagaggccactgccgtCGGGGAATACCTTTGGTATGAAgaggtgtacctggtctgtaaCCATGTTTAGGGAGGGGGCaggtgtcaaattgacatccacgtGAAAGCCTGGACCCAgggttttccagcagaacattacccagagcatcacactccctccacaggcttgtcttcccacagtgcatcctggtgccatcacttccccaggtaaactgTGCACATAAACGGCCGTCTATGTGATGTGAATGACCACAGGGCTCCTCAGACCAGGCagccttcttccactgctccaaggttcAGTTCTGACACTCTTCTGTCCATTGGAAGCACTTTGACGGTGAACcagggtcatcatgggcactctgagcATTttgtggctatgcagccccatacacagcagggtgtgatgcactgtgtgttgcgacacattcctcccgtaaccattattaaaatgttctgtgacttgtgccacagtagaccttctgtcggttcagACCTTACAGCATAGCCTTGGGCGCGCAACAGCCTGTCGCAGGTTTATTCTTTGTCCCTCGTCTGACCACTTTTGGTAGGttctcaccactgctgaccaggagcACCCCATAAGCCTTGTCGTTtcggagatgctctgacccagttgtctggaCATAAGAATTTGGCCTTTTTCAGTCGCTCAGATCCCATTTTACCTGTATCCAGCATGTTGACTACAATAATGAATTGTTCACCTCCCATCTAGTCTACCCAGACCTTgtcatgtgcccttgttaggagatgatcaacattattctcttcacctgtgagtggtcataatgttttgtctcatcagtgtAGGCCCgttcatattttatgtttttaagttCACCTGATTGATTAGGAACATTTAGTTGGTAAGTCTACTCCCCAAACACATTGGTCTTGTGTTGGTTGGGTCCCCTTACCGTTTGCATGAGGCGAGGGATTCCTGATGACCTCCAGTAGAGTTTCTGACTTACTTACTttatgtacaaaataaacacgTGTGGCTGTACATTAGTGTATCACAGGCGCTTATGTTTGTGATTTGGTGGCAGCAGAGTCTTTCTTCTGCCAATCCTTCCAAATAACTTGTTGCAAGGCAGGTGGTGTCTGATAGCAGATTTAGAAACTGGTTGTTTTTTATCTTCTTGAACTGTCCTTCTCCTTTTCCAGACTAAATCATGAAGCGTTTTGTTACCCTGGGTGACACCGTTTTGGAGGGCACTGATTGAATAAAGATTTTGGCAATATATTGTTACGCCTGGGACAAATGTGAAATTGTTTTCAGAACTTGTTAATGTTTATCATTCTTAAAACTCTTGTAATAGTTCTGTTGATCTTTAATGTAATTTACTAATTGTATTGATAAATTGTCAcagcattaaataactattcTGGTATTAATCACACAGATGAGTTGGCTGAAGTTGATACATTTCCTACATGTGGAGAGCAACAACAGGAAGACTACAAAGATAAGAAGTCTCACCTCTGCACCCACTGTGGGAAAAATGTCCTTTCTATATCACTGCTAAAAAGGCATATTAAAATACACTCAGGAGAGAAGCCCAACtcgtgttctgactgtgggaagagtttcattTCATCATGTAATTTAACTAGACATGAGAGATTGCAttcaggagagaagccttactcctgtcctgactgtgggatgtgtttttctcaaacacacagccttattactcaccagcgcatacatactggagagaagccttactcctgttcagactgtgggaagagtttctctcagttAGCCAGCTTCAAAACTCACCAGCGcgtacacacaggagagaagccgtacttgtgtcctgactgtgggaagagtttctctctgCTAGATAGACTTAAAACTCACctgcgcatacatactggagagaagccttactcctgtcctgactgtgggatGTGTTTTTCTCATACACATATCCTTATtactcaccagcgcatacatacaggagagaagccttactcctgttcagactgtgggaagagtttctctcggTTAGGCAGCTTCAAAACTCACcatcagtttccaaggtgttacgctgctatattattgtgctgggggacatgagggatgtactactaacttttctcagtttcctccaattttaaattttagaaggagatgaggtcctggtccacacctgcggattacctggtttggggggaccgttgctgttcctgtccttgtccacctggtcatacttctgacctagtctaaaatcgaatatactctggatttagccaagagaaatgtatttattattccaattggactcttaatatctcacccggcacagccagaagaggactggtcacccctctgagcctggttcctctctaggtttcttcctaaaattcgaccttcttagggagtttttcctagccactgaaattcaacactactgttgtttgctccttggggtttaaggccgggtgtctctgtaaagcactttgtgacaactgctgttgtaaaaagcgctttataaataaattttgattgattgatttgatttgacctgcgcatacatactggagagaagccatactcctgtaatgactgtgggaagagtttctctcaactAACTCACATTAAAACTCACatgcgcatacatactggagagaagccttactcctgtacTGACTGTGGGATGTGTTTCTCTCAACTAGGTAGCCTTAAAACTCAAcagcgcatacacactggagagaagccttactcctgttctgactgtgggaagagtttctctcaattacaCAACTTTAAAACTCACCAGAGCATACACACTGCAACCAAGCACATTAATTGATATAGCAcagttcatacatagaagcaatacaatgtgctttaaaatgaaaagaaactTACCACCAAATTTTTTCAATTCTGTAACAaccctccagggggactctccaccccggtatctcaatccttgcactcCAGCGCTAGAATGAACCTCTCAGACCCTTGTGAGTTCTGCATCCATGTCTTACccggctgtctccagggggacatttatgccatgtctctacatgtattttatattgatCCTCGATTAAATTCAAAACTGTTTAACgaaccaccccggtatctcaattcTTGCACTCCAGCACTTGGATAAagtcgtcagtccttttgtgagaatACCCTGCATCGATGGCTAAACAGCAGCACGAGAACTTGCCttagcagattgttacatttacatctgagtctatcagaacaccaagaatACGCATTTGGTCTGATTTTAGGGCCTGAAAGGAAATCCGAGAATGCACACTGTAGAGGAGTCATagtcctgtcctgactgtgggaagaatCTATCTCTATTATGTAGCCTTTAAACTCTCCAGCACATTCATGCTAGAGAGAAGCCATACTCTTGTTTTGACTTTGGGAAGAGTTTCAATCGTCTTGTCTCCCTCCAAACACATCCGAGGATTCATAGTACTGGATAACACTACTTTTGAATGTAGGAAGTGCTTTTTGacaatatattaattattattcatCACAGAGTACCGAaggaactgagaaatgtaaattctagatatacagctctggaaaatattaagagaccactgcacatttttctttcctttccaaaaagttgaaaaggaacattttgcgtgaggaacagaagcgttcaattggcagtggtctcttaattttaacccttttcctcactcaaaaccttcctttccaacttttttgaaatgttttatttactacCCATTCAATGAGCTTTCATTTTGTAGTGTATCCATTCAGAAGTACATTgatgttcaaaagtttggggtcacttataaATGACCctgttttcttacaaaacatACATGAGATGAGTTTGagtaggaaatatagcaaatttaataggaaatattttccctgacaaggttagaaataataatttttaattgaaataacaattgtccttcaaactttgattttgtcaaataatcctccatttgcagcaattacagccttgcagacctgtTGGCCTGCATGTTATTGTTCTTGGAtaaatgcatgcccattttgaatttattgccagcaacaagtttcaaaTAGGTTGGGACATGGGCCTGTTTACCActctgttgcatcacctcttctttttacaacacactgtaagcgtttgggaactgaggaaactATTTTCGGTAATTTTGAAAgttgttttcccattcttgataTGGggtttcagctgctcaactgttcttggtctcctttgttgtagtTTTCGTTTcaaaatgtgccaaatgttttcactcTTCTGGCGTTGTTTCCTGCCtctatgcatgtattttagctCTCACAAAATTAAATCTCTGGAGATCTTcaatctttgatacttgtatTGATATTGGGTACTCCTTTTAACTATTACATTTACACTCATCTATTGACTCTttggaaatatataaaatgggtcaaaatccagttccatcAGTACTTGGAACATTGAAGGAAATGTGTAATCTGGGATGACTGACAGTAATGAAAGATCCTTCACAGAGATGGGGATTGTGGTTTAAGTGACATTTTGGGGAACAGTGCTGacacatcaaaatacattttggccaTAAAATGACAGAGGAGAGCAGTGTTTGATCTGTGTGgatttcatattattattttagattACATTTGTATACTCTTTTGaaattagtcttttttttaagtaaatgtGTGTTAGGAATGACTAAATGCCTTTATTAgttatctattttttttaatagtttttcagcattatacatttttatgtgaGACCCAATTCACTTTTTGTAGCCAACCACTCAGATTGTTAGCTCAGTGTAGCCCCTCCAGTAAAGGTAATAAATATTACATCCCTTTAGGAAGAGGTGTCATCACTGATCTCCTGATTTGTATTTGATTCACAAGTTTCTGATTCCATTCAATTTAATATTGATTTGATCTGGATATAGTGACCATTTCTTAACCAATTTTGCTTAAAACAGATATTCTTTGAGAAAGAAGGCAATAAACTGCACAGGGAACCTCTAAATTATATAACATGGCAGATGATTTATAGATGTAACGATTAGGAGGCAGGACGCATTCATTTAATAAAAACTCTGCAATGTAAAGAAATGAATGTATATCTGTAGTTTTTGGATTTCCTTGTTACCCATAGAAGGGTGAATATTCTAATATgctttattttactgtacaggTTATAGATTAAACTTCACCAGATTGTTGTAGAATGTTTGTGTTGCCAGGCTGACAACAACAGGCAGCAACACCCAACCCATTAGACATTGGTTAAGTGGGATGgatcctgtcctttgtgttcattgtgtttgccaaggtaaagtcATGCTAATTAATATTTTGAGGTGCGTTTTAGAAATGACTGCCATTAGGATGAATAGTAATGTCTCCAACAGTTATTGGAGTCTGGTCTGTGTAAAGAATCCTCCCgacacattgtgttttattaccATTTAGGAATATGTTGTTAACAGATACTCATAGCACATGTTTTTTGCTATAGTGTATTTTAGATACACTATTATACTTTATAGATGTTAATACAACTTAGGAGGACATTGAAAATtgctggtatgtaactatgacatgcattgtaactttattacttgatccaaataaattgtattactttgaaatCAGCGCTTGACAttttttgctcaccagccactgtggctagtggttttccagaGTTACTACCCACTCAGCatttttcactagccaccattttgttgttggggaatTATGTTtaacagagctgtatttattacagccttgtcaagTGTTTCCTCATCCTTGCTACATGGTTAATCCTTCAGCTctactaggctctgctgctgtcactcatccagcgtcttcacgttcatatatttatattgtgttgagaaagtttaaataatgctgatttaataaccatgtatttctatgttt
Above is a window of Esox lucius isolate fEsoLuc1 chromosome 9, fEsoLuc1.pri, whole genome shotgun sequence DNA encoding:
- the LOC117594910 gene encoding gastrula zinc finger protein XlCGF67.1-like — its product is IVTALNNYSGINHTDELAEVDTFPTCGEQQQEDYKDKKSHLCTHCGKNVLSISLLKRHIKIHSGEKPNSCSDCGKSFISSCNLTRHERLHSGEKPYSCPDCGMCFSQTHSLITHQRIHTGEKPYSCSDCGKSFSQLASFKTHQRVHTGEKPYLCPDCGKSFSLLDRLKTHLRIHTGEKPYSCPDCGMCFSHTHILITHQRIHTGEKPYSCSDCGKSFSRLGSFKTHHQFPRCYAAILLCWGT